AAGTACTCTTCTACACCCCAAAAACAACCACCTGCTAAATATATTTTTTTAACCATTTCTTTTCTTTCTAAGCTTATTAAGAATCTTAAGGCTAACCCTTTATCTTTTAACTTTTCTTGGTTATAATTTTAAATATTATTATTTTTTGTGCTGGGATTGAATGCTAAATAAGATCTTAGAATATTATTTTCAAGATAGCGAGCTAATTCGGGGTAAAAACCTGGTAAATCGAAAAACTGTTAAATTAACTTACCACCAAGATAACAAACTATTAGTTTTAAGTGCAAGAATCAACGATGAAGCTAATGTTGTTAATACCAAAGTAACTGTTAATGGCAGTAACGAAAAGCTATTAAATATCTCTTGTAACTGCCCTTCGCGACTAAAGTATTGTCGCTATGTTGCAGCCACTATTTATTGCGCTTATGTTCAATTAAAAACCCTTTTTAATAAAGAACAAGAAGCTAATAAAAAACAAGAGATTATCTTAAACAATAATAAGATTCAACAAACTAAGATTAGTCCTAAAGAAAAAGCTTACTTTAGTATTGAAAAGATTAAAAAGAGCTTTAATACGACAAAACTATCAGTTTTTTTAAACGTCGATTCTTATAAGTTTAAACTAGTTAATGAGAATCACTTTTTATTAAAACAAGAGTGGATGAATGGGGATGAGATTAGCTTTTATGTTTGTTATGAAAAAGCTAAAACACCAGTCAAAATCTTAAAATTAAAAATTGACAGCGATGCTTTAAATTATCAAGATTATTTTATGTTTTGATACCTTGTGTATCTAGCTAACATAAATAATCTTGATGAAGAAACGTTCTTATCTGAAGGATCATATTTGCATAGCGAATTTAAGTTAAGCAATCATGGGCTATACGCATTAAATGACCTAGAAACTTTTAAAAAGTTCCTTGGGAAATATGACCAATCTTACCAGCAAGCTCAATTAGATGATGATCTAATTAATGAAATTAATACTTGCTTTAATGAATGCAGTTTTATTGTTAACTCTAAGAAAACTGAAAACCGGATCTTATTAACAAGTGAAAGAAACGATGTTTATAACTTTAAGATTGAAAGTTTTGTTGATAAAAAATGAAGTTCTTATTTAAGTCACTACTTAACTAAGGACAACAAGTTGGTAATTAACTCGTTTAATAAGATCTTAAACCAGAACAACCTTAACCACGAGTTACTAAACAAGGTTTCAATCGCTTCTAAAGAGTTTTTAGATTTTTATATTTATATAACCAAGATGGGGTTTGATAATATCTATTTAGATGATCAAAAGAAGATTACCAAACTTGTTGATTATTTACCTAAAGCTGGCTTAGTCCTTGGGTTTAACGAAAAGAAGAACGGGTTAACTACTAGTTTAGTTTTTAACTACAAGCGAGATAATGAAAATAATATCGTTTATTTTGAAGACCAAAAGTTACTTAAAAATAAACGTCTGCATTTATATGAAGAAAACACCTATGACTTTTTCTTTAAAAAAGTCATTAACAAACGATTATTAACCCGTTTAAAAAAGAACACTGTAGATCTAAATGATCTAGAAGAGTTGCACGAATTAACCAACTATTTTAATAATAACGATCAGTTCCAAATAAAAGTTTTAGAACCTTATACAAAAGAACTTAAACTTAAGTTTGAGATTACGGATTTTAAAAAGATCGAATCACATAACGATCTAATAAAAATCACCTTATCTAACTTTTATTACAACTTTGATTTCATCAAAGATATTGTGGCTAACTACTTGTTGGCTAAAGAACTATATATAACCAACGATGGTTATTATTGTTTAAACGATCCAGAGAACTCAGCTTTTCTAGAGTTCTGATCTAAATTTGATTTTTACGGGGTTAAGAAGGTTAACTCAAAAACAATCGTTGTTAACAAATACCGATTGTTAGATCTTTATAATTCTTTTAAACCTTACCTAAATTACTTTAAAAAGATTGCTAGCAAAGATATTCTTGAACTAATAGATGCATTATTTAATAATACCTTTAAAGATGAGTTAACGATTCAAGAACCGTTTGATCAACTTTTATGACCTTATCAAAAAGAAGGTCATAAATGGTTGAGAATCTTACAAAAGTTTGGGTTTGGTGGGATTATGGCAGATGATATGGGATTGGGTAAAACGATCCAAATGATCTCAGTTATCTCCCAATTCTATAAAGACCACGCCCATGAAATTAAGCAAAGCTTAATCGTAGCACCTGCTTCGTTGTTATTAAATTGGGCTAGTGAGTTCAAGAAATTTGACCCAGATTTAGTTGTGGCTACGATATCTGGAAATGTTGATAATCGTAGAGCGATAATCAACTCAAGAAACCATCTGGTTGAAATCACCACTTACTCTGCTTTTAAAAAAGATCGTGCATACCATGCTAAAAAAGATTATGCTTACATTGTTTTAGATGAAGCACAAAGCATTAAGAATGCTTCATCGATTTTATCTAAAGATATTAAGAGTCTTAATGGTGCTCACAAGGTTGCTTTAACTGGAACCGTGGTTGAGAACCGGTTAGCTGAACTATGATCAATCTTTGACTTTGTTTTACCAGGCTTCTTTGGTTCGATTACAGATTTTAACCTTAACTATGCTAGTCAAATCGAACGTGATGAAAAGATTAATGAAGTAACCTTAGAACGTTTAAAGAAAAAGATTGCACCATTTATCCTAAGAAGAACTAAGGATAAGGTGCTAAAAGATTTACCACCGAAAACTCAAACTGATCTGTTAGTAGGATTGTCTTCTGATCATATGAGTTTTTATCGTAAACGAGAACAAGAAGTTAAAGAAGAAATTTTAAAGATTATTCAAAACAAGGAACAATCTAGAAAAGGCTTGGGAATTATGCTGGCTAAACTCTTAAACGAGTTACGTCAGATCTGTTGTTCGCCAAAACTACTTAACCCTAGTTTTGAAGGAGAAAACGCAAAATTTGTTGCAGCTATGGACATTATTAATAATGCCATTAAAAGCAACAAAAAAACCTTATTGTTTAGTCAATATCTAGGTGTAATTAGCTTATTCAAAAAAGAACTAGAACAAAGAAATATTAAATACTTTATTCTAACGGGTGATACTCCCAAAGAAGTAAGGCTTCAATACGTTAACGACTTTAATAATGCTAAAGAGCCAGCCGTTTTCATCGCTTCATTAAAAGCGGGTGGGGTCGGACTAAACTTAACTGGAGCTGAGATCGTTATTCATTATGACTTATGATGAAACTTGGCTCTTCAAAACCAAGCAACTGATCGTGCTCACCGAATCGGACAAAGAAACCACCTTCAGGTTTACCGAATTATTGCTGCTGACACGATCGAAGAACGAATCGTTGCTATCCAAGAACGTAAGAAAGAACTAGCAGCTAAATTAATCCAAGAAACTGATAACAGTTTAAGTTGATTAAACATTAAAGATATCTTATCTCTATTTAACTAAATTGTCTTAATAATTTAGTCCTTTTAAAAATCTAAAGAAAAAATAAATTTATTGATTTATCATTATTTAATAAAGATTGATCATTATTTTTATCGTTATCGATTTAAGATCTAAAAATATGTTTAAATATTTATCTGATAAAAAATTAATAGATGGTTGTTTTATTTTAGCTAATGATATTATCAAGCACTTACAAACTGATTTAGCTAGACAATCAATTGATACTCAGATCTATTTGGTGGCTGAAACAAAAGAAAAATTAACCTGCAATAACGACGGGATCGATTTTGATTTTGATTTCGTTTTAAAACTTTTAAAACCAGCAATCGCTTTAAAAAATCGAACCAATGATCAATTAAAAAACGATATTAAAAAATCGTTTGAACACGTCTTAAAAGACCAGTTCCAACAAAACGAAGCTGTGGTAGAACCTACTACTAGTGGTTTTAGTGTGGCTAATATCGTTCATAAAGACTTTCCTAAACAAAAGTTTTATCTTGATATCGTTATTTATAAATTTGATGGTAAAGGGTTCTTTATCTTAAAAGAACATAAGAATGGTGTTAACCAAGTTTGAACTAAAACAAAAAGTTTAAAAGAACTTATCGACCGAATGAATTTAGTTGAAAGCGACCCAGTTGCTTGATCTAAATTCAAGGAAAGATATTTATATTGGAAAACTAAATATCTTGAAGTTAATAAAACACGACCTTCGTCGTTTAGTTGTAAAGTCCAAGCACTTAATGACGCTTTCAACAAGTTCTGGCAGAATCAATAAGAAATATAAAAAAAAATCCGATCATCTTATTTGATAGATCGGATTTTTTATTGTTAGTTGCTATTTACATTAGAAGGTTTATCTAATTTATCACCTATTGGGTTTAAAGTGTTGTCGATTTCAAAGATCCTAGGTTTTAGGTTGTGCTTCTCAACATCTTCTGGTGAAACTAATTGAACATTAGCTCCATATGCGATCCCACTAACAATTGATTGTAACGCTGGATCGGTGACAATAATCGTTTTAAACGATCCACCCATTCGGGCATATTTAATAAATGTAGCTAGATCACCAGTACTTGTTAGATCACTCGCCTTACCTAATAAGATTAAATCATCAGGTTGTTTTAGTTCAGTTCCGCGACCAAAGGTAATGTATTTACCTCTTTCAGGTTGATATGACATAAGACTTGTTCATTGCGAATTGTTAAATTCTGAGACATTATAAACTAAGTGTTCACCAGTGTCATCACTGGTAATTAAATCTTTAGATAATCTAACGATCTTTAAGTTAGCATCCCTAATATTTAATCCTTTAAACGAACGAATAATTGGTGCGTCAGAGAAATCCCAAACTACAGGTTTACCTCCCTTACCTTGAAACTGACCATTAAAGACACGTTCGTTTCTGCGATTAAATGCGATATCAATCCCTTCTTGAACACGCGCTAAATCGTCGTTACGATCAAATTTTAAAGCGGCAAAGATTGGTGTTGAAGGGATTATTGATCCAGGAGGATATGGATCAAATCCACCAACGTTATAGTTATTAGTTGAAGGAATAAAGTTGGTGTGTTTTAATGCTAGTGGGTTAATACCTCATAGGTTACTATTAACTGTACCTGTTGTATAAATATTAAGCTCGTCTAATCTGCGGTTTTCTAAAGCTAATAATGAACTTGTATTAGAGTTTTCAAAGAAAACAGTTAACATCTTAACGTTTTTAGGCAAAGCTT
The nucleotide sequence above comes from Mycoplasmoides gallisepticum. Encoded proteins:
- a CDS encoding DEAD/DEAH box helicase, giving the protein MCWDWMLNKILEYYFQDSELIRGKNLVNRKTVKLTYHQDNKLLVLSARINDEANVVNTKVTVNGSNEKLLNISCNCPSRLKYCRYVAATIYCAYVQLKTLFNKEQEANKKQEIILNNNKIQQTKISPKEKAYFSIEKIKKSFNTTKLSVFLNVDSYKFKLVNENHFLLKQEWMNGDEISFYVCYEKAKTPVKILKLKIDSDALNYQDYFMFWYLVYLANINNLDEETFLSEGSYLHSEFKLSNHGLYALNDLETFKKFLGKYDQSYQQAQLDDDLINEINTCFNECSFIVNSKKTENRILLTSERNDVYNFKIESFVDKKWSSYLSHYLTKDNKLVINSFNKILNQNNLNHELLNKVSIASKEFLDFYIYITKMGFDNIYLDDQKKITKLVDYLPKAGLVLGFNEKKNGLTTSLVFNYKRDNENNIVYFEDQKLLKNKRLHLYEENTYDFFFKKVINKRLLTRLKKNTVDLNDLEELHELTNYFNNNDQFQIKVLEPYTKELKLKFEITDFKKIESHNDLIKITLSNFYYNFDFIKDIVANYLLAKELYITNDGYYCLNDPENSAFLEFWSKFDFYGVKKVNSKTIVVNKYRLLDLYNSFKPYLNYFKKIASKDILELIDALFNNTFKDELTIQEPFDQLLWPYQKEGHKWLRILQKFGFGGIMADDMGLGKTIQMISVISQFYKDHAHEIKQSLIVAPASLLLNWASEFKKFDPDLVVATISGNVDNRRAIINSRNHLVEITTYSAFKKDRAYHAKKDYAYIVLDEAQSIKNASSILSKDIKSLNGAHKVALTGTVVENRLAELWSIFDFVLPGFFGSITDFNLNYASQIERDEKINEVTLERLKKKIAPFILRRTKDKVLKDLPPKTQTDLLVGLSSDHMSFYRKREQEVKEEILKIIQNKEQSRKGLGIMLAKLLNELRQICCSPKLLNPSFEGENAKFVAAMDIINNAIKSNKKTLLFSQYLGVISLFKKELEQRNIKYFILTGDTPKEVRLQYVNDFNNAKEPAVFIASLKAGGVGLNLTGAEIVIHYDLWWNLALQNQATDRAHRIGQRNHLQVYRIIAADTIEERIVAIQERKKELAAKLIQETDNSLSWLNIKDILSLFN